The following are encoded in a window of Perca fluviatilis chromosome 21, GENO_Pfluv_1.0, whole genome shotgun sequence genomic DNA:
- the LOC120551427 gene encoding monocarboxylate transporter 12-B-like has translation MEGLCCLAAPLLRSFPLLVPFAVLYGYFDGAYVALIPVVTADAVGPRYLSSALGVVYFLHAIPYLVSPPIGGWLVDITGSYTSTFFLSGGALLASAGVLSAAAGVRHCRRRRRLAASRDTKPRPLCPSDQSQRFTDSDKESLGKAAS, from the exons ATGGAGGGCCTGTGCTGCCTGGCGGCGCCGCTGCTGCGCTCCTTCCCGCTGCTCGTGCCCTTCGCCGTGCTCTACGGCTACTTCGACGGCGCCTACGTGGCGCTGATCCCCGTGGTAACGGCGGACGCGGTGGGGCCGCGCTACCTGTCCTCGGCGCTGGGCGTGGTCTACTTCCTGCACGCCATACCGTACCTCGTCAGCCCGCCAATCGGAG GTTGGCTGGTCGACATCACAGGAAGTTACACGTCTACCTTCTTCCTGAGCGGTGGCGCCCTGCTGGCCAGCGCCGGCGTGCTCTCTGCCGCCGCCGGGGTCCGCCACTGTCGCCGACGGCGACGGCTCGCCGCCTCCAGGGACaccaagccccgccccctctgTCCCTCCGACCAATCACAACGCTTCACCGACTCGGATAAGGAATCGCTCGGCAAGGCCGCCTCGTAG